A window from Nitrosopumilus adriaticus encodes these proteins:
- a CDS encoding NAD(P)/FAD-dependent oxidoreductase has product MTDIPHVVILGGGFGGLSAANELRNSLSSSQVKITVIDKKDWFMVGFAKLWIINGTRTFENSIGSLKELSKKEINFIKDEIVKIDLENKNVKTISQNIQYDYLIISMGAVLAPEKIPGLVENGLNLYDHNDLSEIHDKLQNIESGIIAISIMGMPYKCPPAPFEASLLIDSMLRKRGIRDSVEINFYSPAPITLPAAGAEVSKQILELVNSENIIFHNSSKIKSVESKKLIFENGQADFDLLLAIPPHTAPKIIYDSGLAKEPGFIPIDRDCKTSFENVFAIGDVTSLTVAETMAVPKAGVFAEGEGITVAKNIISKIQSKEESVLFDGKGGCFIESGRNTASVIEVDMFSKPKPSTNLTESTTENLSKKVEFEKERLEKWL; this is encoded by the coding sequence TTGACTGATATCCCACATGTTGTCATTTTAGGGGGAGGTTTTGGTGGACTATCTGCTGCAAATGAATTAAGAAATTCTCTATCTTCATCTCAAGTAAAAATTACCGTAATCGATAAAAAAGATTGGTTTATGGTAGGATTTGCAAAATTATGGATTATTAATGGAACACGAACTTTTGAAAATTCTATTGGATCATTAAAAGAATTATCAAAAAAAGAAATTAATTTCATTAAAGATGAAATTGTAAAAATCGATCTAGAAAATAAAAATGTAAAAACTATTTCTCAAAATATACAATATGATTATCTAATAATTTCTATGGGTGCTGTATTGGCTCCAGAAAAAATTCCCGGATTAGTTGAAAATGGATTAAATCTATATGATCATAATGATCTATCAGAAATTCACGACAAACTACAAAATATAGAATCTGGAATTATCGCAATTTCAATAATGGGAATGCCTTACAAATGTCCACCTGCTCCCTTTGAGGCTAGTTTACTAATAGATTCTATGCTTAGAAAACGTGGAATACGTGATTCTGTAGAAATTAATTTTTACAGTCCTGCCCCTATAACTTTGCCTGCAGCAGGTGCTGAAGTAAGCAAACAAATTCTTGAACTTGTAAATTCTGAAAATATTATTTTTCATAATTCAAGCAAAATCAAATCTGTGGAATCAAAAAAACTAATTTTTGAAAATGGTCAAGCTGATTTCGATTTACTTTTAGCTATTCCTCCACACACAGCTCCAAAAATTATTTATGATTCTGGATTAGCAAAAGAACCTGGATTTATTCCGATAGATAGAGATTGTAAAACATCTTTCGAAAATGTTTTTGCAATTGGTGATGTCACCAGCTTAACTGTTGCAGAAACAATGGCAGTACCAAAAGCAGGAGTATTTGCAGAGGGTGAAGGCATTACAGTTGCAAAAAATATCATATCAAAAATTCAATCAAAAGAAGAATCTGTACTTTTTGATGGAAAAGGTGGTTGTTTTATTGAATCTGGTAGAAATACTGCTTCGGTTATTGAGGTGGATATGTTTTCAAAACCAAAACCATCAACAAATCTTACAGAATCAACCACAGAAAATCTTTCCAAGAAAGTAGAATTTGAAAAAGAAAGATTAGAAAAATGGTTATAG
- a CDS encoding SDR family oxidoreductase, with amino-acid sequence MIKDKVAIITGASSGIGFATALTLSKAGAKVAIGARRIDRLEELAKKISANGGEVFFQKLDVTQKTECENFANAVLDKWGSIDILVNNAGLMPLSFFKSLKVDEWDRMIDVNIKGVLYSTAAVISHMKDKKSGHIVNLSSVAGRIVFPAGSVYCATKHAVAAFTEGLRQEFSIRSKIRVTSIEPGVVATELNDTITDESLKGFVENTKKMEALQAEDIANAILYAVESPPHVNVNEILIRPTTQER; translated from the coding sequence ATGATTAAAGATAAAGTTGCTATAATTACCGGAGCAAGTAGTGGTATTGGTTTTGCTACTGCATTAACTCTATCAAAAGCAGGTGCTAAAGTTGCTATAGGAGCTAGAAGAATTGACAGATTAGAAGAACTTGCAAAAAAAATTTCTGCCAATGGTGGAGAAGTATTTTTCCAAAAATTAGATGTAACTCAAAAAACTGAATGTGAAAATTTTGCTAATGCCGTTTTAGACAAATGGGGGTCTATTGATATTCTTGTGAATAATGCAGGTTTGATGCCCTTGAGCTTTTTCAAAAGTCTGAAGGTTGATGAATGGGATAGAATGATTGATGTAAATATCAAAGGGGTGTTATATTCAACTGCCGCAGTAATTTCTCACATGAAAGACAAAAAATCAGGTCACATTGTAAATCTCTCTTCTGTAGCTGGAAGAATTGTTTTTCCAGCAGGAAGTGTTTACTGTGCAACAAAACACGCTGTTGCTGCATTTACTGAGGGCTTAAGACAAGAATTTAGTATACGATCTAAAATTAGAGTTACTAGTATAGAGCCTGGGGTTGTTGCAACAGAACTCAATGATACAATAACTGATGAATCATTGAAAGGGTTTGTTGAAAATACAAAGAAGATGGAAGCATTACAAGCAGAAGACATTGCAAATGCAATTTTGTATGCAGTTGAATCTCCACCGCATGTAAACGTAAATGAAATTTTGATAAGACCTACAACACAAGAACGTTAA
- a CDS encoding AN1-type zinc finger domain-containing protein: protein MKSENCAYCGDLTDLPFQCNYCKDPFCSEHRLPEEHRCVKLSQIRARRFGEKKVIRDGGPNKPNIFKRIFGRF, encoded by the coding sequence ATGAAATCTGAAAATTGCGCATATTGTGGTGATTTGACAGATTTACCTTTTCAATGTAATTATTGCAAGGATCCTTTTTGTTCAGAACATAGACTTCCTGAAGAACATAGATGTGTAAAACTTAGTCAGATTAGAGCAAGGAGATTTGGGGAGAAAAAAGTAATTCGGGACGGAGGTCCAAATAAACCAAATATTTTCAAACGGATTTTTGGACGTTTTTAA